CATGCAGTCAACGAGAGCCTGGACGCCTTCGATAGGCATTGCGTTGTAGATGGAAGCGCGGAAGCCGCCAACAGAACGGTGACCCTTGATCTGGACGAGGCCCTTGGACTTTGCGAATTCGATGAAGTCCTTAGCCATGTCTGCATCCTTTTCTTCGGAAACAACTTCGCGGTTGAAGACGAAGGGAACGTTCATGAGAGAACGGTCTTCCTTAGCAGCGGTACCGACGAACACCTTGGAGTTGTCGATGGCGCTGTAAAGGAGAGCAGCCTTTTCGCGGTTGATCTTTTCGATAGCGTCAACACCGCCGATCTGCTTGAGCCAGTTGAGGGTGCGGTTCATGGTGTAGACTGCGAATACCGGAGGAGTGTTGAACATGGAGTTCACGCCGGTCTTTTCGTCGAGATGAGTCTTGAAGTTCAGCATGGTGGGGATCTGACGATCGACCTTGCCCAGCAAGTCCTTACGGATGATGGAAACGGTAACGCCAGCGCAGGAGATGTTCTTCTGAGCGCCGCCGTAGATCACGCCGAAGTCTTCCACGTTCACCTTGCGGGCGAGGAAGTCGGAGCTCATGTCAGCCATGAGGAAGCCGGACTTGGGCTTGGGGAAGTTGTGCCATTCGGTACCGTAAATGGTGTTGTTGGCAGTAACGTGGAGGTAGGTTGCGTTGTCAGAGAG
This Fibrobacter sp. DNA region includes the following protein-coding sequences:
- the serC gene encoding 3-phosphoserine/phosphohydroxythreonine transaminase: MANKVYNFSAGPSVLPEQALKEASEACIDYANSGISILSMSHRSKPIENMFLETEQLLRDLMGIPANYDIIFLGGGCSLLFCMMPMNFLPADGVADYTDTGVWANKALKEAKQFGNVNVACSTKADVYNHIDKNLQLSDNATYLHVTANNTIYGTEWHNFPKPKSGFLMADMSSDFLARKVNVEDFGVIYGGAQKNISCAGVTVSIIRKDLLGKVDRQIPTMLNFKTHLDEKTGVNSMFNTPPVFAVYTMNRTLNWLKQIGGVDAIEKINREKAALLYSAIDNSKVFVGTAAKEDRSLMNVPFVFNREVVSEEKDADMAKDFIEFAKSKGLVQIKGHRSVGGFRASIYNAMPIEGVQALVDCMGDYEKKILG